One region of Mycolicibacterium rhodesiae NBB3 genomic DNA includes:
- the pafA gene encoding Pup--protein ligase, with protein sequence MQRRIMGIETEFGVTCTFHGHRRLSPDEVARYLFRRVVSWGRSSNVFLRNGARLYLDVGSHPEYATAECDSLVQLVTHDRAGERVLEDLLIDAEQRLADEGIGGDIYLFKNNTDSAGNSYGCHENYLIVRAGEFSRISDVLLPFLVTRQLICGAGKVLQTPKAATFCLSQRAEHIWEGVSSATTRSRPIINTRDEPHADAEKYRRLHVIVGDSNMCESSTMLKVGTASLVLEMIEAGVAFRDFSLDNPIRAIREVSHDLTGRRPVRLAGGRQASALDIQREYFARAVEYLQDREPNTQIQQVVDLWGRQLDAVESQDFAKVDTEIDWVIKRKLFQRYQDRYNMELSDPKISQLDLAYHDIKRGRGVFDLLQRKGLAARVTTDEDIEAAVNTPPQTTRAKLRGEFIYAAQEAGRDFTVDWVHLKLNDQAQRTVLCKDPFRSVDERVKRLIASM encoded by the coding sequence GTGCAGCGACGAATCATGGGCATCGAGACTGAGTTCGGTGTCACCTGCACGTTCCACGGTCATCGTCGGCTCAGTCCCGACGAGGTCGCGCGGTACCTGTTCCGGCGCGTCGTGTCGTGGGGCCGCAGTTCCAACGTGTTCCTGCGCAACGGCGCGCGGCTGTATCTCGACGTGGGTTCACACCCCGAGTACGCCACCGCCGAATGCGACAGCCTCGTCCAGCTGGTCACCCACGACCGGGCCGGTGAGCGCGTGCTGGAAGACCTACTGATCGACGCCGAGCAGCGACTGGCCGACGAGGGTATCGGCGGCGACATCTACCTGTTCAAGAACAACACGGACTCGGCGGGCAACTCCTATGGCTGCCACGAGAACTACCTGATCGTGCGCGCAGGCGAGTTCTCACGTATCTCCGACGTGCTGCTGCCGTTCCTGGTGACCCGTCAGCTGATCTGTGGCGCGGGCAAGGTCCTGCAGACACCGAAGGCGGCGACGTTCTGCCTGTCCCAGCGTGCGGAGCACATCTGGGAAGGAGTCTCGTCGGCGACGACGCGTTCGCGGCCCATCATCAACACCCGCGACGAGCCCCATGCCGACGCCGAGAAGTACCGCCGGCTGCACGTGATCGTCGGCGACTCCAACATGTGCGAATCCAGCACAATGCTCAAGGTCGGCACGGCGTCGCTGGTGCTGGAGATGATCGAGGCGGGCGTCGCGTTCCGCGACTTCTCGCTGGACAACCCCATCCGGGCGATCCGTGAGGTCAGCCACGACCTGACCGGTCGGCGGCCAGTGCGGCTGGCAGGCGGCCGGCAGGCCAGCGCGCTCGACATTCAGCGCGAGTACTTCGCCCGCGCTGTCGAGTACCTGCAGGACCGCGAGCCCAACACGCAGATCCAGCAAGTGGTCGACCTGTGGGGGCGGCAGCTCGACGCAGTCGAGAGTCAGGACTTCGCCAAGGTCGACACCGAGATCGACTGGGTCATCAAACGCAAGCTGTTCCAGCGCTACCAGGACCGCTACAACATGGAGCTGTCCGATCCGAAGATCAGCCAGCTCGATCTGGCCTACCACGACATCAAGCGCGGCCGAGGCGTGTTCGACCTGCTTCAGCGCAAGGGGCTGGCCGCGCGCGTGACCACCGACGAGGACATCGAGGCCGCGGTGAACACCCCACCGCAGACCACCAGGGCGAAGCTGCGCGGTGAGTTCATCTACGCCGCTCAGGAAGCCGGCCGCGACTTCACCGTCGACTGGGTCCATCTCAAGCTCAACGATCAGGCGCAGCGCACCGTGTTGTGCAAGGACCCGTTCCGGTCGGTCGACGAACGCGTCAAGCGGCTGATTGCCTCTATGTGA